In the Desulfomicrobium escambiense DSM 10707 genome, one interval contains:
- a CDS encoding dihydroorotate dehydrogenase, producing the protein MDQTVKLGSLTLANPVITASGTFGYGLEFMRFGNLSKLGGLCLKGISLDPRTGNPMPRIAETPCGMLNAIGLQNVGVEKFLTEKLPFIPADATLIANLYAQTPDDFGELAAIFAHEDKIAALEVNISCPNVREGGVQFGQDPHMAAEVVAAVKKRSGSKPVIVKLSPNVTDVRVIARAAVDAGADMLSLINTLSGMAVDIRTRKSRLANVVGGLSGPAIKPVALRMVHQVVQAVNVPVIGMGGIVSAEDVLEFILVGAHAVQVGTYNFMRPDNAFRLVDEVAALAESLGIGSWDEYRGTLKV; encoded by the coding sequence ATGGACCAGACCGTCAAACTCGGGTCTCTGACTCTCGCAAATCCCGTCATCACCGCCTCGGGCACTTTCGGCTACGGCCTGGAGTTCATGCGCTTCGGCAACCTTTCAAAACTCGGGGGGCTGTGCCTCAAGGGCATCTCCCTGGACCCGCGGACCGGAAACCCCATGCCGCGCATCGCCGAGACACCGTGCGGCATGCTCAACGCCATCGGCCTGCAGAACGTGGGCGTGGAGAAGTTCCTGACCGAGAAGCTGCCTTTCATTCCGGCCGACGCGACCCTCATCGCAAACCTTTACGCCCAGACGCCCGATGACTTCGGCGAGCTGGCGGCCATCTTTGCGCATGAAGACAAGATCGCGGCCCTGGAGGTCAACATCTCCTGTCCCAACGTGCGCGAGGGCGGGGTGCAGTTCGGCCAGGATCCGCACATGGCGGCCGAAGTGGTCGCAGCCGTCAAGAAACGCTCGGGCTCCAAGCCCGTCATCGTGAAACTGAGCCCCAACGTGACCGACGTGCGCGTCATCGCCCGGGCGGCCGTGGACGCGGGCGCGGACATGTTGTCCCTCATCAATACTCTCTCGGGCATGGCCGTGGACATCCGCACGCGCAAAAGCCGCCTGGCCAACGTGGTCGGCGGCCTGTCGGGCCCGGCCATCAAGCCCGTGGCCCTGCGCATGGTGCATCAGGTCGTGCAGGCCGTGAACGTGCCGGTCATCGGAATGGGAGGCATCGTCAGCGCCGAGGACGTGCTGGAGTTCATCTTGGTCGGCGCTCACGCCGTGCAGGTCGGGACCTACAACTTCATGCGCCCGGACAA
- a CDS encoding DNA repair protein RecN — translation MLETLRIRNLALIDDVELEFCPGLNVLTGESGAGKSFILRALDFILGERISADLVRPGRDKALVEAVFRLDGDELFLRRELARTGRSRLFINDDLGSQERLAELRPRLLMHTSQHGQQRLLSAEHHVEVLDAFLADPQVLAAQRAAREALQAVLARRAEVERRMSGLMERREFQEFQLAEIRKVDPQPGEEEELLQRREDARRAERTRTLAGEAQGLLLGENGLQDMLSSLERALAGLGEDDEGLREHAREVGRFRDGLADMLRDLRASGSSRGEGYDAEQVEKRLWELQQLQRKLKRSLDSIVALGAEIEENLSFLDESGLELKRLDKEEARAASALREATAALNAAREAAAVDLTRDLEHELKNLGFSEHLRVLVEFRALTVHPGIDELRPRFLWVPNPGLDAQPLDRIASGGELSRFLLAVVSLRSREGLPALLFDEVDSGIGGRTLIKVAERIRLLATRQQVILITHWPQLARLADEHFAIRKEVHDGATYTLCTSLTPAERQTELARMAGETTKTDNA, via the coding sequence ATGCTCGAGACACTGCGCATTCGCAACCTGGCCCTCATCGACGACGTGGAACTGGAGTTCTGCCCCGGTCTGAACGTGCTCACGGGCGAATCCGGCGCGGGCAAGTCCTTCATCCTGCGCGCCCTGGATTTCATCCTCGGCGAGCGCATCTCGGCCGACCTGGTCCGGCCCGGCAGGGACAAGGCCCTGGTGGAGGCTGTGTTCCGCCTGGACGGCGATGAGCTCTTTCTGCGCCGCGAACTGGCCCGTACGGGCCGCAGCCGCCTGTTCATCAACGACGACCTGGGCTCCCAGGAGCGTCTGGCCGAGCTCCGGCCGCGCCTACTCATGCACACCAGCCAGCACGGCCAGCAGCGGCTGCTTTCGGCCGAGCACCATGTGGAGGTTCTCGACGCGTTCCTGGCCGACCCGCAGGTCCTGGCCGCGCAGCGGGCCGCCCGCGAGGCCCTGCAGGCCGTCCTGGCCCGACGGGCCGAGGTGGAGCGGCGCATGTCCGGGCTCATGGAGCGGCGCGAATTTCAGGAATTCCAGCTGGCCGAGATCCGCAAGGTGGACCCGCAGCCCGGCGAAGAGGAAGAGCTGTTGCAGCGCCGCGAGGACGCGCGGCGTGCCGAGCGGACCCGCACCCTGGCCGGCGAGGCTCAGGGGCTCCTTTTGGGCGAGAACGGGCTGCAGGACATGCTTTCGTCCTTGGAGCGGGCCCTGGCCGGCCTGGGGGAGGACGACGAGGGGCTGCGCGAGCACGCGCGGGAGGTGGGGCGCTTTCGCGACGGACTGGCCGACATGCTGCGCGACCTGCGCGCCTCGGGTTCGTCGCGCGGTGAGGGCTACGACGCCGAACAGGTCGAGAAGCGCCTGTGGGAGCTGCAGCAGCTGCAGCGCAAGCTGAAGCGCTCCCTCGATTCCATCGTGGCCCTCGGGGCCGAGATCGAGGAGAACCTGTCCTTTCTGGACGAGAGCGGGCTGGAGCTGAAGCGCCTGGACAAGGAAGAGGCCCGGGCCGCCTCGGCCCTGCGCGAAGCCACGGCAGCGCTCAACGCCGCCCGCGAAGCCGCGGCCGTGGACCTGACCAGGGATCTCGAACACGAGCTGAAGAACCTGGGTTTTTCCGAGCATCTGCGCGTACTGGTGGAGTTTCGCGCCCTGACGGTCCACCCCGGCATCGACGAGCTGCGGCCCCGCTTCCTGTGGGTGCCCAACCCCGGCCTGGACGCGCAGCCCCTGGACCGCATCGCCTCGGGCGGCGAGCTTTCGCGCTTCCTGCTGGCCGTGGTCAGCCTGCGCTCCCGGGAAGGCTTGCCGGCCCTGCTCTTCGACGAGGTCGACTCCGGGATCGGCGGCCGGACGCTCATCAAGGTCGCCGAGCGCATCCGCCTTCTGGCCACGCGCCAGCAGGTCATCCTCATCACCCATTGGCCCCAGCTGGCCCGTCTGGCCGACGAACATTTCGCCATCCGCAAGGAAGTGCACGACGGCGCGACCTACACCCTCTGCACGAGCCTCACCCCGGCCGAGCGCCAGACGGAACTGGCCCGCATGGCCGGGGAAACCACGAAAACCGACAACGCATAG